The Hyalangium gracile genome contains a region encoding:
- a CDS encoding serine/threonine protein kinase, whose protein sequence is MSTEYMPHPVALVAGERVGECVIRRRVGAGSFGAVYLVDCEGDPFAIKFALRRPESDDLNQTGARLRKEMASLLQIRHPNIVRTYGYGRWPHPKKGYPYLLMDYVDGPTLHVWRRQVAPTFRQVLELFCTMARVMDVLDQAQVRHRDVKGANILVRPSDGQPVLVDFGSAHYAAGVRLTEGPLAPATPHYRTPESLRFHRHNYRNPEAHYLSQLTDDLYSLGVTLYEALVGRAPFSLDLPREILNIEIEQRVPPPLSKFDERIPASVSQVVLRLLSKRPEDRHQTGQALYDDLQALLKSVGALLDERVLVQPVDLVSTEDDEDDEE, encoded by the coding sequence ATGTCAACGGAGTACATGCCGCACCCGGTCGCGCTGGTCGCGGGGGAGCGAGTGGGAGAGTGCGTCATCCGCAGGAGAGTGGGGGCGGGCTCGTTCGGCGCCGTCTACCTCGTGGACTGCGAAGGGGACCCCTTCGCGATCAAGTTCGCCCTGCGCCGGCCGGAGAGCGATGACCTGAACCAGACCGGGGCCCGGCTGCGCAAGGAGATGGCGAGCCTGCTGCAGATCCGGCACCCCAACATCGTGCGCACCTACGGCTATGGGCGCTGGCCGCACCCGAAGAAGGGCTACCCCTATCTATTGATGGACTACGTGGACGGGCCGACGCTCCACGTCTGGCGAAGGCAGGTGGCGCCCACGTTCCGGCAGGTGCTCGAGCTGTTCTGCACGATGGCGCGGGTGATGGACGTGCTCGACCAGGCGCAGGTCCGGCACCGGGACGTGAAGGGGGCCAACATCCTCGTGCGCCCCAGCGATGGGCAGCCGGTGCTGGTGGACTTCGGGTCCGCGCACTACGCGGCAGGGGTCCGGCTGACGGAGGGCCCGCTGGCACCGGCCACGCCGCACTACCGCACGCCGGAGTCGCTCCGCTTCCACCGCCACAACTACCGCAACCCCGAGGCGCACTACCTCTCCCAGCTCACGGATGACCTCTACTCCCTGGGCGTGACGCTGTACGAGGCGCTGGTCGGGCGCGCGCCGTTCTCGCTGGATCTGCCTCGGGAGATCCTCAACATCGAGATCGAGCAGCGGGTGCCGCCTCCGCTGTCGAAGTTCGATGAGCGCATCCCCGCGTCCGTGAGCCAGGTGGTCCTGCGGCTGCTCTCGAAGCGGCCCGAGGACCGGCACCAGACGGGGCAGGCCCTGTACGACGACCTCCAGGCCCTGCTGAAGAGCGTTGGGGCCTTGCTGGACGAGCGGGTCCTCGTCCAGCCGGTGGACCTCGTCAGCACCGAGGACGATGAGGACGACGAGGAGTGA